Genomic segment of Candidatus Flexicrinis affinis:
TCGCACCGGCTTCAATCGCGTAGCCAATCGGATGGGCAGGGTTGTGCACGTGAATATGGACCTTGATCAGCGTCGGATCGCCGACGACAAGCGTCGACCAGCCCATCGCTTCGAAGTCGCGCCGTACCCGAGCCACATCGAAATTCTCGCCGCGCATCAGGAACTGCACATCGTACCCGTAGCCGTCTTCGTCCTCGGGTTCGAGCTCGTCCTGCCATGTCCCGTCGTGGGTATCGGCAAACGACACATCGCGCGAGAGAAGGGTCTCGTGCAGCATGACGGGCTCGCCTTGCAACATGCGTGCCATGCCTTCGAGGATGTACACCAATCCTTGACCGCCCGAATCAACCACGCCCGCTTTGCGCAGAATGTCGAGCTGTTCCGGCGTGCGGCGCAGCGCGTCTTTGGCGGTCGCCAGCGTGACTTCCAACACGACCTGAAGGTCGCTGTCTTCTTGCGCAACACGATAGGCGGCTTCGGCGGCGGCTTTCGCAACCGTTAAAATTGTGCCCTCGACGGGTTTCTCTACCGCGCGGTACGCCTCTTCGGAAGCGGCCCGGCAGGCGTAAGCGAAGGTCGACGCATCGAAGACTTCGCGGTCTTTCAGCACGTTGGCGAATCCGCGCAGAATCTGCGACAGGATGACACCGGAGTTGCCGCGCGCGCCGAGCAGGGCGCCGCGCGCCATGGCATCTGCGACTTTTCCGACGTGCGGATCGTCCCAATCGGCGATTGCGGCATATGCCTTGCGCATCGTCAGCGTCATGTTGGTGCCGGTGTCGCCGTCCGGCACCGGGTAGACGTTCAGTTGATTAACCCGTTCGCGGTTGTGCTCCAGCCACGCCAGTCCAGACGCATAGAGGAACTTCAGCCTGAAACCGTCACACACGCGACGGGAGAGTTCTACGATCATTGGTACACCTCGCGATCCGCGGCGGGCGGATCGTATCTTGAATTACTTCACCGGGCTATGGTAGCATTTTCCAATCGGTATCGGCAAAAGTACGGGCATACTCCTATGGCTATCTGCGCAGTCTGCGGGAAGAAGCCGCAGTTCGGCAATTCTCGCAGTTTCTCGATGCGTGCAACGCGGCGGAAGTTTAGTCCAAATCTTCAGGTTGTGAAGGTTAAAGAGGGCAACACTTTCGTGCGCAAGACCATGTGCACCAAGTGCATCAAGGCGCTTGCAAAGGACGCGTAGCGCGACCGAAACATCACGACATTCGAGGAAGCCGGCTTGTCCGGCTTTTTCGTTTGACATTACGCGCCACCTCCAGCCGCCCTCCGCAGCGAGTCGAGCGCGCCTGCGATGCCGGTCGGGTCGCGAAAGATGGCGTTTCCGGCGACGAGATATGTCGCACCCGAGTCGACCGTGCGCCGGGCCGTCTCCCGATTGATGCCGCCGTCCGCGCCGATCTCAAACGACAGACCACGCCGAGTCGCGAGGTCGGCCAGGTGTCGAATCTTGTCGAGCGTGGGCTCGATGAGCCGCTGCCCCCCGAAACCCGGATTGACCGTCATGACCAAAACGATGTCTGCGCTTTCGAGAACCTCCTCGATGGCGGAAATCGGCGTGTGCGGATTGAGCGCGATGCCGGCCTTTGCGCCCAATTCGCGGATCCTCTGAAGCGTGCGATGGAGGTGAGGCGACGCCTCGACATGCACCGTGACATGGTCGGCACCGGCCTTTACGAAATCCTCGACGTAGCGCTCCGGTTCGATAATCATCAGGTGCACGTCGAGCGGCAACCGTGTGACGCGTCGCACGGCCTTGACAATCATGGGGCCGAAGGTGATGTTGGGGACGAAGCGTCCGTCCATCACGTCGAGGTGAAGCCACTCGGCGCCGGCGTATTCACATTCGGAGACCTGCAAGCCGAGCTGTGTGAAGTCCGCCGAGAGCAGTGAAGGAACTATTTTGGGTGGAGCCAACGATACTCGTCCGGTGATCCGCAAAGTGTTTCCAATAATATAACAATTGATAAGCACAGTTCGTTACGTTACTGCCTTACGTTATACTCGCGGCGTTCACATAGAGTAAAGCGCAGATCCAAAGGGGATTCAACATGACCATGCAGTATCGGCGGCTGGGCCGTACCGGCTTGAAGGTGAGTGCCTTGAGCATTGGGGCGTGGCTGACCTACGGAAGCAGCCGGGTCGAATATGACACTGCTGCCGCGTGCCTCCATGCGGCGATTGAGAGCGGGATCAACTTTATCGACGTTGCCGACATTTACGCGCGCGGTGAAGCAGAAAAGGTCGTTGGGAAGGCCATCAAGAGCTACGACCGGACGAGCCTCGTAATCAGCACCAAAGCGTACTGGGGGATGAGCGACGACGTCAACGACCGCGGGCTGAGTCGCAAACACATCATGGAGTCGGTCGAGAAATCGCTGAAGCGTTTCGACATGGAGTATCTCGATCTGTTCTTCTGTCATCGCTACGACGACGAGACACCCACCGAAGAAACGGTTCGCGCGATTGGCGACCTGATCGCGCAGGGCAAGATCCTTTACTGGGGCACGAGCATGTGGTCGGCGGCGAACATTGAGGAAGCGGTTGGCATCGCACGCGCCACCAACACCTACGCACCCGTCACCGAACAGCCGCTCTATAACATGTTGGACCGTGAACACGTCGAGGGCGAGCTCGAAGACGTGTGCGACAAGTATGGGATCGGGCTGGTGGTGTGGAGCCCGCTGGCGCAAGGCGTCTTGACCGGCAAGTATAACGATGGGATTCCAGCCGACAGCCGCGGGTCGAACGCCGACCCGAGCTGGTTCGGCAAGCAGATCGCCGAAGATCGTATCGATCGTGTTCGCAAATTGACTGCGCTGGCCGCAGACGCCGGCACGTCGACGGCGGCATTGGCGCTTGCGTGGGCGATGAAGCACCGCGCGATTTCGAGCGTGATCACCGGCGCGACCAAACCGGAACACGTTCACGACAACCTGAAGGCGCTCGATGTCACGATTACGCCGGAACTCGACACGGCCATCGAGGACATCTTGCAGAACAAGCCGGTGCGGCGTAAGTTCAACTAGCGGCCGTATGACCGGCGCGTGTCGGTAAGGAGTTGCCGTGCTAAAACACTGTTTGGTTGCCAACCGCGGGGAAATCGCCGTGCGTGTCATCCGCGCGTGCCACGCCCTCGGCATGTCGGCGACTGCAGTATATTCGACAGCCGACCGGCAGGCGCTTCATGTCGAACTCGCGGATTACGCCGTGGAGTTGGGGCCGCCGGCACCGGCCGAAAGCTATCTCGCTATCGAGCGGTTGATTGACGCGGCACGGTCGACCGGGTGCGACTGTGTGCATCCCGGGTATGGGTTCCTCAGCGAAAGCCCCGAGTTTGCCGAGGCCGTGCTCGCGGCGGGGTTAACTTGGGTTGGTCCGCCTCCCTCTGCAATCCGCGCCATGGGCGTCAAGACCGAAGCACGCCGCATCATGGAAGCAGCAGGCGTGCCGGTCGTGCCCGGCTACCAACCCGAGAACGCCAACGACGCCGACTATGACGCCGCAGCTCAGCGAATTGGCTTTCCGTTGATGATCAAGGCGGCTGGGGGTGGCGGCGGCAAGGGAATTCGGATTGTCTGGCGCCCCGAAGACCTTGCTGACGGTCTGGCCTCCGCGAGTCGCGAGGCGGAGAAAGCGTTCGGCGATCCACGCGTGTTCCTTGAACGATACATCGAGCGTGGCCGGCACATTGAGGTGCAGGTCCTCGCGGACGTCCACGGCAGGACGGTGCACCTGTTCGACCGCGAATGCAGCGCCCAGCGGCGGCACCAGAAGATCGTCGAGGAGTCGCCTTCGCCGATGTTGGATGCGCAGCAGCGCGAGGACATCTGCAGCGCGGCTGTGCGCGCCGCGCAGGCCGTCGGCTACGTCAATGCTGGCACCGTCGAGTTCATCGCAGCGCAAGATGGACAGTTTTACTTCCTAGAGATGAACACGCGGCTACAGGTCGAGCATCCGGTCACCGAGAGCGTAACTGGCATCGATCTGGTTGAGCTGCAGTTTCTGGTCTCCGACGGTAAGCCGATCCCGTTCGAGCAGCCAGATGTAAAGCAGCGCGGCCACGCCATCGAGTGCCGCGTTTACGCGGAAGACCCGCAGCGCAGCTTCCTGCCTTCGATTGGCACGCTATATACGCTCGACGTCCCGGCGGGGCCGGGCATCCGCGTTGACAGCGGTGTGCGCGCCGGGGACAAGGTCACGATCCATTACGACCCGATGATCGCCAAGGTCATCGCGTATGCCCCGACGCGAGAGGACGCGCGCCGCAAGCTCCTGTATGCCCTCCGACAGATGGTTGTGCTGGGTGTGACGACGAACGTTCGTTTCCTGATGAGGTTGCTGGACGATCCGATGTTCGCTGCGGGCAAAGTCGATACTACCTATGTCGACGCGAATCTGGGGAACCTGATCGACGACCCTGAAGCGGAGATCGAAGACGCCGTGCTGATCGCCTTGGCGCTAAGCGAAGCTGGTGCAATTGCGCCGGTCGATGCCGTCGCACAGCAGCGCGATCCGTATTCGCCGTGGGCACGATCGGACGGGTTCAGGTTGCATGACTGAGTGCTCCGGAAACCGACCGCTGCGCGTGCTGATGATCTCCAAGGCGTGTGTGGTCGGTATCTATCAGAAGAAACTTGAAGACATTGCCCGGCTTGGCATCGATTTGACGGTCGTCGTGCCGCCGTCGTGGCGTGACGAACGCGGCGTACAGACGCTTGAGCGCGTGTACGTTGACGGTTACGACCTGCGCGTGCTGCCCATCCGCTTCAATGGCAGTTTTCACCTCCACACGTATCGCGGGCTGGGACCGCTTGTTGCGGAGCTGAAGCCCGATCTCGTGCACGTGGACGAAGAGCCGTACAACGCGGCGACATGGCAGGCGATATGGCACGCGCGCCGTGTCGGAGCCAAAGTCGTCATGTTCAGTTGGCAGAACTTGCTGCGTCATTATCCTCCGCCGTTTTCGTGGGGAGAGCGGTGGGCTTTGGCACGCTGTGATCTGCTCATCGCGGGGACCGAAAGCGCCGCAGACGTATGGCGCGACAAAGGGTATTCCGGGCCGATACGCACGATGCCGCAGTTTGGCACCGACCCTGAGTTGTTCCGGCCGACAACGGAACAGCGGACTGCGTATAGACCATTCGTTATCGGCTACTTTGGCCGGCTCGTCCCCGAGAAAGGCGTGCACGTGCTGCTGGAGGCGGTGGCCGACCTCTCAGGCGACTGGCGGGCGATGATCGTGGGTGGAGGACCGGAACTGGGCCGGCTCAAGGCGCAGGCCGCGTCACTCGACATCGTGCAGCGCGTCGAGTTCCGTGCACAGGTGCCTTCCACTCAGATGCCAAACCTCTATCATGAGATCGACTTGCTGGTACTGCCTTCTCTGACGCGCCCGAATTGGAAAGAGCAGTTCGGCCGGGTGCTGGTCGAGGCCATGGCCTCCGGTGTGCCGGTGATCGGCACCGACAGCGGCGCCATTCCATCAGTCGTGCGCGACGGGGGGATTATCGTCCCTGAAGGCACTGCGTCGGTCTTGCGCGACGCTATCCAGTCGCTGATCGATCAGCCCGAGCACCGCCGGGAATTGGCGGAAAAGGGCAGGATGCGCGTCGTGGAGCAGTTCACACAGCAAACTGTTGCGAGTGAAACCGTGCTTGCGTACCGCGTGCTGTGCGGTGACGCGACAGGCTTGGCCCACCCCTTTCCATAACACAGCTAGTACCCGGGTACTGAAATTGCG
This window contains:
- a CDS encoding DAK2 domain-containing protein, whose protein sequence is MIVELSRRVCDGFRLKFLYASGLAWLEHNRERVNQLNVYPVPDGDTGTNMTLTMRKAYAAIADWDDPHVGKVADAMARGALLGARGNSGVILSQILRGFANVLKDREVFDASTFAYACRAASEEAYRAVEKPVEGTILTVAKAAAEAAYRVAQEDSDLQVVLEVTLATAKDALRRTPEQLDILRKAGVVDSGGQGLVYILEGMARMLQGEPVMLHETLLSRDVSFADTHDGTWQDELEPEDEDGYGYDVQFLMRGENFDVARVRRDFEAMGWSTLVVGDPTLIKVHIHVHNPAHPIGYAIEAGAMLDDIVVENMQLQYEAQAAQRVKKDIDDAPVMVDGVAVVTVAAGDGMRKLMVRELGASVVISGGQTMNPSAEDFLTAINSLPNDEIVLLPNNKNIILAAEQAAKLTADKTVRVVPTRTVPQGVAALMTYINANGSVNLDDLTDEMAASVRAVRTIEVTTSTRTITLDGVTAEEGDIIALLDGKLVGSGQSPDAVVEQVLTNLNASQAELITMYFGDAVREAQAARLGERLGELFPGPEIVVVRGGQPLYPYLISIE
- a CDS encoding 50S ribosomal protein L28, with the protein product MAICAVCGKKPQFGNSRSFSMRATRRKFSPNLQVVKVKEGNTFVRKTMCTKCIKALAKDA
- a CDS encoding ribulose-phosphate 3-epimerase produces the protein MTGRVSLAPPKIVPSLLSADFTQLGLQVSECEYAGAEWLHLDVMDGRFVPNITFGPMIVKAVRRVTRLPLDVHLMIIEPERYVEDFVKAGADHVTVHVEASPHLHRTLQRIRELGAKAGIALNPHTPISAIEEVLESADIVLVMTVNPGFGGQRLIEPTLDKIRHLADLATRRGLSFEIGADGGINRETARRTVDSGATYLVAGNAIFRDPTGIAGALDSLRRAAGGGA
- a CDS encoding aldo/keto reductase family protein is translated as MQYRRLGRTGLKVSALSIGAWLTYGSSRVEYDTAAACLHAAIESGINFIDVADIYARGEAEKVVGKAIKSYDRTSLVISTKAYWGMSDDVNDRGLSRKHIMESVEKSLKRFDMEYLDLFFCHRYDDETPTEETVRAIGDLIAQGKILYWGTSMWSAANIEEAVGIARATNTYAPVTEQPLYNMLDREHVEGELEDVCDKYGIGLVVWSPLAQGVLTGKYNDGIPADSRGSNADPSWFGKQIAEDRIDRVRKLTALAADAGTSTAALALAWAMKHRAISSVITGATKPEHVHDNLKALDVTITPELDTAIEDILQNKPVRRKFN
- a CDS encoding glycosyltransferase family 4 protein, which produces MRVLMISKACVVGIYQKKLEDIARLGIDLTVVVPPSWRDERGVQTLERVYVDGYDLRVLPIRFNGSFHLHTYRGLGPLVAELKPDLVHVDEEPYNAATWQAIWHARRVGAKVVMFSWQNLLRHYPPPFSWGERWALARCDLLIAGTESAADVWRDKGYSGPIRTMPQFGTDPELFRPTTEQRTAYRPFVIGYFGRLVPEKGVHVLLEAVADLSGDWRAMIVGGGPELGRLKAQAASLDIVQRVEFRAQVPSTQMPNLYHEIDLLVLPSLTRPNWKEQFGRVLVEAMASGVPVIGTDSGAIPSVVRDGGIIVPEGTASVLRDAIQSLIDQPEHRRELAEKGRMRVVEQFTQQTVASETVLAYRVLCGDATGLAHPFP